CAAACAAAACCCAGAGCCCCTGGGTGGCCCACAGGACATCTCTCCTCAGTCACCCTGCCATGCTCACTCCACTGGAGCCccactggcttctttcagttcTCATCCAACCATTTCTTGGCCAAGGCCCTTACTCTTCCTTCCACCTGGACCACTCTTCCCCACTGGGGCTTGACACGTGCAGCTTCTCCTCCTTCAGGTCTCACCTTCAGTGTTACTCCCTCCCAGAAGCCTCCCCTGGTCTCCTTAACCTGTTTATTTTCCTGCCAGCAAGGATCacaatctgacttttttttttttcttgttaaactTGTTCATTGTCTCCCCACTGGGCAGGGAGATCCATAAGGAGAGGGACCCTGTTTATAAATCTCTGTGGGATTCCAGTTCCTGGGACAGTGGgtggcacacagtaggagctcaataaCTGCTTATTGGATAAATGAATAGAAGTATGAGGGACCCTGGGAATATGAAGGACAAACAGAACCAAATGAGCCTAGAGTGAGGAGGAGTGGGGAATATCAAAGAACCCCTCCCAGAGAAAGGGACTTTTAGTCTGGGTGCTGAAGGATATGTAGGAGTTCAccaggaagacagagaaagcagCACACACAAAGGATCATCTCCTTTCCTACCCCATTACGCCCACCTCCTGAAAATAAAACCCTGTGCTAACTGGCTCCTGCTGTACTGGCTTTCAGCAGAGGAAATGGCCCTGAGCCTCACCCGAGCAGTGGCGGGCGGGGATGAGCAGGTGGCAATGAAGTGTGCCATCTGGCTGGCAGAGCAACGGGTGCCCCTGAGTGTGCAACTGAAGCCTGAGGTCTCCCCAACGCAGGACATCAGGTGAGGAGTGCATGGTTGGCCTGAACCCTAGGGACAGCAGGACAGGACATTCTTGCCTGTAAAACAGTTCTTCCTAATGGCAGGTTCTGGCTTCAGGAGGCCTGGCTTCTAACCCTAGTTATGTCATTAATCAACTGTGAAATATAGGGCAGGTCACTTCACCTCTCAGTGTGTCCTCATGTTAAAAATCAGACCATAACATAGGGTTGTTAGGAGGTGTACTGTATTAGGATGACCGTAACAGTAgctatctcatagggttgttagaAGGTGTACTGTATGTTAGTCCTTACacaacagaagaaaacagaacagtGATGTAAACGAATTTATGGCAGGGAGTCCAGATAGGGGGGTTCTGCTCCCCACAGTCCTCAGAGGCTCATCTTGCTTCTCTCACTGTTCTGCCCTTCATTCCCAGATTCCTCATGGTGCAAAATGGCCATTCCAACTCCATCCAGCCATCACATcacaggaggaagggaagaaaggcacCCCTCCACATTCCTCTAAAGAGCATAGCTCAAAAGTTGTACACACTTCTTCCATTAATTCCTATGGACCAGAACTGATTTGTACAGCTACAGTTCAACTTGAGGGAAGACTGTATAGTCAGGATATTCAACTAGAATTCAGGGGTTTGCTTggtaagggaagggaagagaatggCTACTGTCAGTCTCTGCTCCAGGAGACTTAAACTCAATGCTGAAACactttgcacagtgcctggcatgtgttatgcactcaataaacattagtgTCTATGGTTCTTTTTTGACTGCTTTTTCATTACTGGATAGTAAGGCAATAGTTTTATGGTTtctgattttcagttttcatGGTAGGTcccatttgatttttcttaaaacagttttatttatttatccatacaGTTCaaccatttaaagtatacagttcaatggCTTTTACTATATTCAAgtttgtgcaaccattaccacaatcaattttagaacattttcatcatcctggAAAGAAATCTGGTACGCATTAGCAGTCAGTCTCCATCTCTCTACCTTTTCCCTAACTCCCCAAccttaggcaaccactaatctactttttatCTCTAGGGATCTCCCTTCTCTGGAAATTTCATATAAGttgaatcatacaacatgtggccttttgtgtttggcttctttcacttaggatCATGTTttctagattcatccatgttgtagcatgtataaCAACTTCATTCCCCTTTTTTTgacatgaggtctcactctgttgtccaagttgaagtacagtggtgccatcatctctcactacagcctcaacttcctgggttcaagcagtcctcctgccttggcctcccaggtagctgggactactggcgtgtaccatcacacccagctaattttttaagaatttgtagagataaggtcttgctgtgttgcctaggctggtcttgaacttctggcccaagcagtcttcccacctcagcctctcaaagtgctaggattacaggtgtgagccaccatgcccagccagaaccttattcctttttattgccaaataataatCTATTGTATGGACATACCTCATTATCATTACTGATTaaatcagttgatggacatttgggtgtttctattttttggctattataaacaatgctgccatgaacatttgtgtccagctttttgtgtggacatgttttcatttctcttgggtacatactaggagtggaattgctggatcatacagtaactctatgtttaaccttttaaagaaatgccagacagttttccaaagtggctacaccattttacattcccaccagcatatATGAGggttctagtttctccacatcctctctaacacttgttatttatctattttattatagtcatcctaGTAAATTTGaagaggtatctcattgtggttttgatttgcaatttccTAACCATTTGatgacaaatgatgttgagcatcttcatgtgcttatttgccatttgcatattttctttggaggtttgcctattcaagtcttttgcccattttaaaattggatttatctttttttttttttttttttttttgagatggagtctcactgtattgcccaggcaggagtgcaatggtgcgatctcagctcactgaacctccacctcccaggttcaaatgattctcctgccccagcctcctgagtagctggactacaggtgcccaccaccacaccagctaatttttgtatttttagtagagatggagtctcactgtgttggccaggctggccttgaactcctgaagcctcaggtgatccacccaccttggcctcccaaagtgctgggattacaggcatgagccaccacacccagctgggtttatgtttttattattgagttgtaggaataCTTTATTCATCTGAGATAGAAGTGCCTTATCAGCTGCATGATTTGCAAAAATTCtgtctcattctgtgggttgtcttctcactttgttgatggtgtcctttgaagcacaaaagttttaaatttagatgATGTCCAGGTtgtctatgttttattttgttgtttgtgcttttagtgtcatatctaagaaatcattgcctcaTCCAAGGTAATGAAGATTTACCTCTATATtttctcctaaatattttatggtttcagctcttacatttaggtctttggtccattttgatttaatttttatatatggtgtgaggtaagggtccaacttcattcttttgcatgtggatattgaGTTGTGCCGGcactatttgttaaaaagactattttCCCGTGTTTAATCATCTTAAccctttttgaaaattaattgaccataaaTATGAGtgcttatttctggactctgatTTCTATACCATTGAACTATAATATACATCTgcccttatgccagtaccacactgttctGATTACTGTAACTTCATAgtatttgaaatcaggaaatggaAGTTCTccagcttttgttctttttcaatattgttttggttattgcAAGTCTcgaatttccatataaattttaggatcagcttgtctggttctgcaaaaaagaaaaaaaaaatgggattttggtagggatttcattgaatctgtagatcattgGCCACttgattttaaacaaaatattggtATATCTACTTCTTGAAATGGTTGATTGAGACAGTACCTGTGTACTCCTTGCTATGAAAAATGAGGAAGTTAACATACTCATCTTCCACCTTTgcttttcatgactttttttgttGAAGTATCATTGTGGACATTTTCCCAGTTGACTTCCACTTGATCCCCTGAATTAAGTAACTGGCACTGGcgtttcctctgtaaaatgtacAGTGTCAGCCACCATCTTGCTATTAAAGTGTGGCCCCTGGACCACATCATGGGGGGAATCTCAGGTCCTACCTCAGACTTGCTGGATCAGAACCTGAGTTTTGAGAGGCTGTGGGCAACCAGCACCTCTCAGACCTGCTGTTGGATTCTCATCAATGGACCCTATGCTTCCTAGCAAATGATACCTGTTGTATGTGTTATTGGTAATAACATAGTTTACTTAGCTGTTACATTAATTAATAAAACATGAGCACTGAAAGAGTTGTTTCTGTGAAAATAAGCTGATTGCTTTAAAAAGACAAGAGACAaatcacacagacacatacacacacacacacacacacacacacacacacacacacacacacagattaacACTGTTGGGTGAGACAGTGGTAAGGAAATACAGTAAAAATCCAGAAGGGCTCTGTGCTCTGATGCTTCAGGAGTGTGTCTAAGTTCTTGCTCACTTTAAAGAAGCCGCTACTAGAAATATATAGATCATGATTATGGATGTGattcatacaaaaaaaaagaaaaatccatggGAAACTCCAGTCAGCAGGTATAAACTCatgctgggcatggcggctcagcactttgggaggctcaggcaggagaatgacttgagctcaggagtttaagaccagcctgggcaacatagtgagaacttgtctctacaaaaaatgaaaaaattagccaggttgggtggcacacacctgtagtcccagctacttgagaggctgaggccagaggattatTAGATCTCAggtggctgaggttgcagtgagccatgatcatgcctgagtgacaaggtgaaaccctgtctcaaagaaagaaagagagaaaagccgTTGGCTGTACACCTAGAGACTGGCCAGTGAATATGCATTTATAGCATGTAAGTTAAAATTAAGTGTTTAAGCTTTGACTGCAGCTGTTTTTGTGATTCTCTGCTGTTCACTAGCGATCTTGATGTGACATTGAATGAGAGAGCTCcagctgtatttttttgttgataGTGTTAAgattatagcttttaaaaattttgttttctaacataATTAAGGCTTTTATGCTTTGCCTCTAGGTTGATTCTAAAAGTGCAATACTACTAGAAAGGATTTATAGTATTTTGATTATGGAAATATTACTCACTATAGAATAACTAGCGCAGTCGAAACCATATGCACTTTTATGTTTCAAAACCCTTACTGCTGGAAGAACATTTTGGGGTTAAGATCCAGTCCTTttcatgttttacttttcttctattC
This genomic interval from Theropithecus gelada isolate Dixy chromosome 10, Tgel_1.0, whole genome shotgun sequence contains the following:
- the RBCK1 gene encoding ranBP-type and C3HC4-type zinc finger-containing protein 1 isoform X3 translates to MDEKTKKAEEMALSLTRAVAGGDEQVAMKCAIWLAEQRVPLSVQLKPEVSPTQDIRFLMVQNGHSNSIQPSHHRRKGRKAPLHIPLKSIAQKLYTLLPLIPMDQN